One stretch of Glandiceps talaboti chromosome 7, keGlaTala1.1, whole genome shotgun sequence DNA includes these proteins:
- the LOC144437599 gene encoding uncharacterized protein LOC144437599, with the protein MPSLHSQVVVRCPQLSPTVISNGEIDELVKKVSETLRLKARQKQRAHHHRSSPYGVPCKHCRIGLVCHSEDCAYLKHIHSGRIKKRTGPSQSHELLEELLRQGNLVNEAVQRLQRLQEESNDRNGAFKRKFSYSDSEDDNFSQPPSPAC; encoded by the coding sequence ATGCCGTCTCTGCACAGCCAAGTAGTCGTCAGGTGCCCACAGTTGTCACCAACTGTGATTTCTAACGGGGAGATCGACGAATTGGTGAAAAAAGTGAGCGAAACACTGAGGCTGAAGGCCAGACAAAAACAGCGTGCTCACCATCACAGATCCTCCCCTTATGGAGTACCATGTAAACACTGCCGAATTGGACTTGTTTGTCACAGCGAAGACTGTGCTTACCTCAAACATATTCACTCAGGACGTATCAAGAAAAGAACTGGACCATCACAATCACATGAACTCTTAGAAGAGCTCCTACGGCAGGGAAATTTAGTCAACGAAGCGGTCCAACGGCTACAGCGATTGCAGGAAGAATCGAATGACAGAAATGGtgcttttaaaagaaaattttcGTACTCAGATTCCGAAGATGATAATTTCAGCCAACCTCCTTCACCAGCGTGCTAA